A portion of the Staphylococcus felis genome contains these proteins:
- the leuC gene encoding 3-isopropylmalate dehydratase large subunit gives MGQTLFDKVWNQHVITGKEGEPQLLYVDLHLIHEVTSPQAFEGLRINERQLRRPDLTFATIDHNVPTQDIFNIQDEIALKQIETLRQNCHAFNVKLFDMGSDEQGIVHMVGPELGLTQPGKTIVCGDSHTATHGAFGAIAFGIGTSEVEHVFATQTIWQTKPKNLKVEINGDLPKGVYAKDIILYLINQYGVKFGTGYALEFTGEVIQNFSMEERMTICNMAIEAGAKYGLIQPDAMTFEYLRNKRYAQNFEENLSTWQTLYTDDDATFDRIIQVNVSHLEPQVTWGTSPEMGVNFSKPFPHIQNDNDKRAYQYMNLKPGQTARDIPLGYVFLGSCTNARLSDLIEASHYVKNQKVHENITAIVVPGSRKVKREAEALGLDIIFKEAGFEWREPGCSMCLGMNPDQVPNGVHCASTSNRNFEGRQGKGARTHLVSPAMAAAAAIHGRFVDVRNEVEIHGN, from the coding sequence ATGGGACAAACCTTATTTGATAAAGTTTGGAATCAACACGTCATTACTGGTAAAGAAGGCGAACCTCAATTATTATACGTTGATTTGCATTTAATTCATGAAGTTACATCGCCTCAAGCATTTGAAGGATTGCGTATAAATGAACGTCAATTGCGTCGTCCGGACTTAACTTTTGCCACAATTGATCATAACGTACCAACTCAAGATATTTTTAATATTCAAGATGAAATCGCACTCAAACAAATTGAGACATTAAGACAAAATTGTCATGCATTTAATGTCAAATTGTTTGATATGGGTAGCGATGAGCAAGGGATTGTTCATATGGTTGGACCAGAATTAGGACTTACACAACCAGGTAAAACTATTGTTTGTGGTGACTCACATACAGCGACACATGGTGCTTTTGGTGCTATTGCTTTTGGTATTGGCACGAGTGAAGTCGAACATGTCTTTGCAACTCAAACCATTTGGCAAACGAAGCCTAAAAACTTAAAAGTCGAGATTAATGGTGATTTACCTAAAGGTGTTTACGCCAAAGATATAATATTATACTTAATCAATCAATACGGTGTGAAGTTTGGTACGGGTTATGCATTAGAATTCACTGGTGAAGTCATTCAAAATTTCTCAATGGAAGAGCGAATGACAATTTGTAATATGGCAATTGAAGCGGGTGCCAAATACGGCCTTATCCAACCTGACGCAATGACATTTGAATATTTAAGAAATAAAAGATATGCGCAAAATTTCGAAGAGAATCTTTCAACTTGGCAAACATTATACACTGATGACGATGCCACTTTTGACCGCATCATCCAAGTCAATGTTAGCCATTTAGAACCTCAAGTGACTTGGGGAACGAGTCCAGAAATGGGTGTTAACTTTAGTAAGCCTTTTCCTCATATTCAAAATGATAATGACAAAAGAGCTTACCAATATATGAATTTAAAGCCGGGTCAAACAGCTAGAGATATCCCTTTAGGTTATGTGTTTTTAGGGTCTTGCACAAATGCTCGTCTTTCAGATCTTATTGAAGCCAGTCACTATGTTAAAAATCAAAAAGTCCATGAGAACATTACAGCTATCGTTGTACCTGGTTCACGCAAAGTTAAACGTGAAGCAGAAGCACTCGGGTTGGATATTATTTTTAAAGAGGCAGGATTTGAATGGAGAGAGCCTGGTTGTAGCATGTGTTTAGGGATGAATCCTGATCAAGTTCCTAATGGTGTTCATTGCGCATCTACAAGTAACCGAAACTTTGAAGGAAGACAAGGTAAAGGCGCAAGAACCCATCTTGTTTCCCCTGCTATGGCCGCAGCAGCTGCGATTCACGGACGATTTGTTGATGTAAGAAATGAGGTTGAAATACATGGAAATTAA